The genomic window TGGATGCGGGCTGGCTGATCGTGGCCGCGCCCGCCGATCCGATGGACCCCGAGACCGGCGCCACCGCCACGCCGCTGACGCTGCTGATCGACCGCGCGAGCCCTCGCGCCAAGCAGGGGTTCGAGCTGCCCGACCCGCTGGCCGATCCGATCCTGGACATCCGGGTGAAATCCGCCACGGCCCAGGCCTATCTGGTCCGGGCCGGCGAATATATCCAGATCCTGGACGTGGATGGCCGGCAGTGCACGGATTTCCAGTGTTTCGACGCCCGCAAGCTGGATCGCGGCGTCCAGAACCCGCTGGACGTCACCACGACCCGCACCATCCTGGGCCACAGCTACGCCATGCCCGGCCTGCATGCGAAATATTTCGACCAGGACATGGAGCCGCTGATCGAGGTGGTGCAGGACACCTGCGGCCGCCACGACGCCTTTGCCATGGCCTGCTCGTCGAAATATTACGACGACATCGGCTATCCCGGCCATGCCAACTGCTCGGACAATTTCAACGGTGCGCTGGCTGAATACGGCGTCGATCCGCGCAAGGGCTGGATGGCGGCGAATTTCTTCTTCAACACCTGGATCGACGACCATGGCGTCCTGATGACGGACGAGCCCTGGTCGCGGCCGGGCGATTACGTTCTGCTGCGGGCGTTGACCGACGTGGTCTGCGTCAGCTCCGCCTGCCCCGACGACACCACCGCCGCCAATGGCTGGCATCTCTCGGACATCCACGTCCGCAGCTATGCCGCCAGCGAACGCTTCCAGCGTGCCGTCGCCTGGCGGCCGCTGCCAGAATCAGAGCCGATCATGACCCGCCAGACCGCCTTCCACGACAGTTTCGCCGCGCTGACCCGCGACTTCATCGAATACAAGGGGTTCTGGCTGCCGAACACCTTCCCAAATTCCTCGCCCGAAGAGGAATACCGCGCCTGCCGGACCGGCGTGGCGGTCATGGACCTGTCGGCGCTGCGCAAGTTCGAGGTCACCGGCCCGGACAGCGAGGCGCTGATGCAATGGGTGCTGACCCGCGACGTCAAGAAGCTGGGCGTGGGCCAGGTGGTCTATTCCTCGATGTGCTATCCGCATGGCGGCATGATCGACGACGGCACGTTGTTCCGCATGGGGCCGGACCGCTTCCGCTGGATCGGCGGCACCGATTACGGCGGCGAATGGATGCGCGAGCAGGCCGAGGCGCTGGGGCTGAACGTGATGATCCGCTCCTCGACCGACCAGCTGCACAACCTGGCCGTCCAGGGGCCGAAAAGCCGCGAGGTGATGAACGCGGCGATCTGGACCGCGCCGCACCAGACCGCGATCCCGGAGCTGGGCTGGTTCCGCTGGACCGTCGGCCGGACGGGCGGCCCGAACGGCGCCCCGGTCGTGGTTTCGCGCACCGGCTACACCGGCGAGCTGGGCTATGAGATCTTCTGCCACCCGAAGGACGGGGCCGAGGTCTTTGCCGCCGTGGCCGAAGCCGGCGCGCCCCATGGCATCAGGCCGATGGGCCTGGCGGCGCTGGACCTGTTGCGCATCGAGGCCGGGCTGGTCTTCGCCGATTACGAGTTCACCGACCAGACCGACCCGTTCGAGGCCGGCGTCGGCTTCACCGTGCCGCTGAAGACCAAGACCGACGACTTCGTCGGCCGCGAGGCGCTGATCCGGCGCAAGGAGAGCCCGCGCTGGAAGCTGGTGGGGATCGAGATCGACAGCCGCATCCCGGCG from Paracoccus aminovorans includes these protein-coding regions:
- a CDS encoding DUF1989 domain-containing protein, which translates into the protein MSTITYPTLIRPGPPRPSGLRVASAVGHAPARERHTVAGGGALLVPLARNDRVTIVNAEGGQRAELVAVDMTARPGLLGPAGEEPHGLRRALSSGEESLARLARGIAARGIDLSRPCAITLFGEASPAGDSAEFTALDAGWLIVAAPADPMDPETGATATPLTLLIDRASPRAKQGFELPDPLADPILDIRVKSATAQAYLVRAGEYIQILDVDGRQCTDFQCFDARKLDRGVQNPLDVTTTRTILGHSYAMPGLHAKYFDQDMEPLIEVVQDTCGRHDAFAMACSSKYYDDIGYPGHANCSDNFNGALAEYGVDPRKGWMAANFFFNTWIDDHGVLMTDEPWSRPGDYVLLRALTDVVCVSSACPDDTTAANGWHLSDIHVRSYAASERFQRAVAWRPLPESEPIMTRQTAFHDSFAALTRDFIEYKGFWLPNTFPNSSPEEEYRACRTGVAVMDLSALRKFEVTGPDSEALMQWVLTRDVKKLGVGQVVYSSMCYPHGGMIDDGTLFRMGPDRFRWIGGTDYGGEWMREQAEALGLNVMIRSSTDQLHNLAVQGPKSREVMNAAIWTAPHQTAIPELGWFRWTVGRTGGPNGAPVVVSRTGYTGELGYEIFCHPKDGAEVFAAVAEAGAPHGIRPMGLAALDLLRIEAGLVFADYEFTDQTDPFEAGVGFTVPLKTKTDDFVGREALIRRKESPRWKLVGIEIDSRIPAHHGDCLHIGRAQIGEITSAMWSPLLDKQIALARVDVTHADEGTEIEVGKLDGQQKRLPARITAFPHYDPKKERPRS